From a single Candoia aspera isolate rCanAsp1 chromosome 2, rCanAsp1.hap2, whole genome shotgun sequence genomic region:
- the LOC134492201 gene encoding butyrophilin subfamily 1 member A1-like: MLNCIPCQSAKNSIIANLTLDPGTAHPQLYVSPDLKSVRWKDMKQQVNSSPLRYDLMASVLSHESFASGKLCWEVEVVEGGEWWAVGIVRETANRNDKIVLDPSGGYWGVQRIEGRYEAITHPRTNLTLCHPPRRIRVSLDYSQGLVSFFDGDTNAEIFAFPKANFAGEKVHAWFLIYKWNGQLVLHP, from the exons ATGCTGAATTGTATTCCTTGCCAATCAGCGAAGAATAGTATAATAG caaATCTGACTCTGGATCCAGGCACAGCTCATCCCCAGCTCTACGTATCTCCTGATTTGAAAAGCGTGAGATGGAAAGACATGAAACAGCAAGTGAACAGCAGTCCTCTGAGATACGACCTCATGGCCAGTGTCCTCAGCCACGAGAGCTTTGCCTCTGGGAAGCTTTGCTGGGAGGTGGAAGTGGTGGAGGGGGGAGAGTGGTGGGCGGTGGGAATAGTTCGGGAGACGGCAaacagaaatgacaaaattgtcCTCGACCCTAGTGGGGGTTACTGGGGAGTGCAGCGAATTGAAGGACGGTATGAGGCGATCACCCATCCCAGGACAAATTTGACATTGTGCCATCCCCCGAGAAGGATCCGAGTTTCTCTGGACTATTCACAAGGCCTCGTGTCATTTTTTGACGGCGATACAAATGCTGAAATCTTTGCCTTTCCGAAAGCAAATTTTGCTGGGGAGAAGGTTCACGCTTGGTTCTTGATCTATAAGTGGAATGGGCAGCTTGTCCTCCATCCATGA
- the LOC134492202 gene encoding butyrophilin subfamily 1 member A1-like: MDEDGYMSIDPSKRDHHLPAPKGSKDCSLNLCCKIVFGISVAGNVALAVPFTLLMLQGFQDHADSKLPPYQIWSCALNCIPCQSATNSITANLTLDPSTAHPQLYVSPDLKSVRWRGMKQQVNSSPLRYNLMASVLSHESFASGKLCWEVEVVEGGEWWAVGIVRESANRNGQIILNPRGGYWGVQRIEGRYEAITHPRTNLTLCHPPRRIRVSLDYSQGLVSFFDGDTNAEIFAFPKANFAGEKIHAWFLIYKWNGQLVLHP; the protein is encoded by the exons ATGGATGAAGATGGATATATGAGTATAGATCCAAGTAAGAGAGATCATCACTTGCCAGCCCCTAAAGGGAGCAAAG ATTGTTCCCTGAATCTCTGCTGCAAAATTGTGTTCGGCATTTCCGTGGCAGGAAACGTGGCCCTGGCTGTGCCTTTCACTCTTCTCATGCTTCAAG gttTCCAGGACCATGCTGACTCAAAACTTCCACCTTACCAGATCTGGAGTTGCGCACTAAACTGTATTCCTTGTCAATCAGCTACAAACAGTATTACAG caaATCTGACTCTGGATCCAAGCACAGCTCATCCCCAGCTCTACGTATCTCCTGATTTGAAAAGCGTGAGATGGAGAGGCATGAAACAGCAAGTGAACAGCAGTCCTCTGAGATACAACCTCATGGCCAGTGTCCTCAGCCACGAGAGCTTTGCCTCTGGGAAGCTTTGCTGGGAGGTGGAAGTGGTGGAGGGGGGAGAGTGGTGGGCGGTGGGAATAGTTCGGGAGTCGGCAAACAGAAATGGACAAATTATCCTCAACCCTCGTGGGGGTTACTGGGGAGTGCAGCGAATTGAAGGACGGTATGAGGCGATCACCCATCCCAGGACAAATTTGACATTGTGCCATCCCCCGAGAAGGATCCGAGTTTCTCTGGACTATTCACAAGGCCTCGTGTCATTTTTTGACGGCGATACAAATGCTGAAATCTTTGCCTTTCCGAAAGCAAATTTTGCTGGAGAGAAGATTCACGCTTGGTTCTTGATCTATAAGTGGAATGGGCAGCTTGTCCTCCATCCATGA